Proteins encoded within one genomic window of Halodesulfurarchaeum formicicum:
- a CDS encoding sulfatase-like hydrolase/transferase, with the protein MVNNNPKSDSSSSIRNVVLLCLDSVRKDYFDRYAKRLNEQSDVVYNGARAASGWSLPSHASMFTGELPHSHGAHAHSDGFEPISITDTFLSDLPNHSILGVSTNTFAGEAYGFDKYFDVFSEVPHNSFQLSKGVSPEDFGKINKFEYLKESIRDNDTIYSLINGIISKFGMYERIFSGRPWPEINDNGTARSLQLAESHITNTESAENPVFVFLNLMESHSPMYAHYNYDSTIHTVPNSWTSANGPKNREVSFDADSYREYINNWTDIYSASIDYLDRVISDWIERINTLTENETTIVVTSDHGQNLGNPSEEELFGHQSSLSEGILHVPLLIINPPDGYQEQVDRLISHLEIGSLITHLANEDMYKFSNNSVTSEVVGTIKSHKNNLTYWDRPIRCSYKDETKKVLWDGLETTKIYDIDESIPNVQNEIDIIENMTPEDDDILFEVSIKEMKRKALRDRLSSGNQDLSDDVQSRLSDLGYV; encoded by the coding sequence ATGGTGAATAATAACCCAAAGTCCGACAGCTCAAGCAGCATAAGGAATGTAGTACTATTATGCCTAGACTCGGTTCGTAAAGACTACTTCGACAGATACGCAAAGAGGTTGAACGAACAATCTGACGTGGTGTATAACGGTGCGCGTGCGGCTAGTGGGTGGAGCTTACCGAGTCACGCCAGCATGTTCACTGGAGAACTCCCGCATTCGCATGGTGCTCATGCTCACTCAGATGGATTTGAACCCATAAGTATAACGGACACCTTTTTATCTGACCTGCCAAACCATTCTATACTAGGAGTGAGCACAAATACATTTGCGGGTGAGGCTTATGGATTTGATAAATACTTTGACGTTTTCTCAGAAGTACCTCATAATTCGTTCCAACTTTCTAAAGGAGTTTCTCCTGAAGATTTTGGGAAAATAAATAAGTTTGAATACTTGAAAGAATCAATAAGGGACAATGACACTATTTACAGTCTGATAAATGGTATAATATCGAAGTTCGGTATGTATGAGCGCATATTTTCAGGTAGACCATGGCCCGAAATCAACGACAATGGAACAGCCCGTTCACTCCAATTGGCTGAGTCTCATATAACGAATACTGAGTCAGCAGAAAATCCTGTATTTGTCTTTTTGAATTTAATGGAGTCCCATTCCCCGATGTATGCACATTATAATTACGACAGTACAATTCATACCGTTCCAAATTCATGGACATCCGCAAATGGCCCAAAAAACAGGGAAGTTTCGTTTGACGCTGATAGCTACCGAGAATATATTAATAATTGGACAGATATTTATAGTGCATCTATTGACTACCTTGACAGAGTCATAAGTGATTGGATAGAAAGAATCAATACACTCACCGAAAATGAAACCACAATAGTAGTCACCTCAGACCATGGTCAAAATTTGGGAAATCCATCAGAAGAGGAGTTGTTTGGACATCAATCGAGTCTTAGCGAAGGGATTCTCCATGTTCCTTTACTCATCATTAACCCACCAGATGGCTATCAGGAACAAGTGGACAGATTGATTAGTCATTTAGAGATTGGTTCGCTGATTACCCACTTGGCGAACGAAGACATGTACAAATTCAGCAATAACAGTGTCACTAGTGAGGTTGTCGGAACAATAAAAAGTCACAAAAATAACCTTACGTATTGGGATCGCCCTATCCGCTGTTCGTATAAAGATGAAACAAAAAAAGTACTCTGGGATGGTTTAGAAACGACAAAAATTTATGACATAGATGAAAGTATACCGAACGTACAAAATGAAATAGACATTATTGAAAACATGACTCCCGAAGATGACGATATTTTGTTTGAGGTCTCGATAAAGGAGATGAAACGAAAGGCTCTAAGGGATAGATTATCATCAGGTAATCAAGATCTCTCCGATGATGTACAATCAAGGCTATCCGACCTGGGATATGTTTGA